ATAAGATCGTTCTTTCCGGTGGGGAAGTCGGCGGATCCGCTCAGCTGGATGCTTTCATCGCTGAGAAAACCGAAGCGGGTAAGAAACTCGGGTTATCTGAAGCTGTCGCAAACCGGTTGGCACATCTGTATGGTTCCAACGTTGACCGTGTTTACGAAATCATGGAAACGACTGGGGATGAAGGAGAAAACTATGGTCTTCCGAGAGACGTGTTTGCTGCCTTGATCTACGGCATAGAAGAAGAAATGGTGGTTGCGCCGATTGATTTCTTCAACCGGAGAACCAGTGCGCTGTTCTTTGATATTGATTATGTAAATCAGTGGAAAGATGGTGTGATGCAGTATATGAAAACCCGATTCGGCTGGACTGAGAAACAAGTAGAGACTCATAAACAATACCTTGAGGAAGAGATTTATTACGCTGCGAATCCTGTTGAGACGCGGGAAGCAAATTAAGAGAAAAAACTTTACTCCCTTCATGTCTTAACGGATAATGGAGGGAGATTTATGTTTATAAAGGAGGAGTATATCAATGACATGGCACCAGGAGTATGAGCGTTGGGATCAGTTCAGACATCTCGATGATAAGGTGAAGAAACAGCTTGATGGACTGAAGGGAGATGAAAAGGCCCTAGAAGATCATTTTTATAAGACATTGGAGTTCGGCACAGGTGGAATCCGCGGGGAAATCGGACCAGGTACGAACCGGATGAATGTTTACACGATGCGTAAAGCAGCGAAAGGGCTGGCGGACTATGTCAGTTCCAAGGGGGAAGAAGCTAAGAAACGCGGTGTTGTGATTGCGTATGACAACCGTAGAATGTCCAAGGAATTTGCCGTTGAAGCGGCAGAAACACTGGGTGCAAACGGGGTGAAGGCTTATGTCTTCTATGAATTGCGTCCTACACCCATGTTATCTTTTGCTGTCCGGCATCTTAACACATATGCAGGGGCAATGATTACAGCAAGTCACAATCCGCCGGAATACAACGGTTTTAAGGCATACGGAGAAGATGGCTGCCAGATGGTTCCGGCTGATGCCGATCAGCTCATCGGGTATGTCAATGCTGTGGAAGATGAATTGAGCGTCGAAACTGGAGATCAGAATGAACTCCTGTCTCAAGGTTTGATGCAATGGGTACTTGATGATGTGGATGAGGCCTATCTGCAGGAAATGAAGGCGGTGATCATGGATCAGGCACTCATTGATGAAATGGGAAAGAACCTCTCAATCGTCTTTACGCCACTGCACGGCACTGCACAGAAGCCGATGATGCAGGCATTTGATATGGCCGGATTTACAAACATTCACTCCGTAAAGGCTCAGGCAGAACCGGATACAGAATTCTCTACGGTGAAATCGCCAAATCCTGAGGAACACAGTGCTTTCGAGTTGGCGATTCAACTCGGGGAAGAAGTCAATGCGGACCTGTTAATCGCTACGGATCCCGATGCAGACCGGATCGGGCTTGCGGTGAAGAATCATGCCGGGGATTACCAGGTCTTCAATGGTAATCAAACCGGCGGTCTGTTACTCGATTACCTGTTAAGGAAGCGAAAAGAACAGAATCGGTTACCAGAAAACGGCATGGTGATCAAAACGATCGTCACTTCTGAATTGGGTCGCAAGATTGCTGAGAGCTTCGGGATGAATTCTCTGGATGTCCTGACGGGCTTTAAATTCATCGGTGAGAAGATCCGTCAATACGAACAGACGGGTGAACACACTTTCTTGTTCGGATATGAAGAAAGCTATGGTTATCTGATTGAACCATTCGCCCGGGATAAAGATGCAATCCAGCCTGGTCTTCTTGCCGCTGAAATGGCTGCTTATTATAAGAAGAAGGGTATGACGCTTTACGATGCATTGCTTGAGATGTACAAAACATACGGGTACTACTATGAAGATCTGATCAGCTATACCTTCAAAGGAAAAGAAGGCTCTGAGAAAATCAACAAGATCATGGATACATTCAGACAGAATGTGGCTACTGGCAACATTGATCAGGACGTTGTAGCTGTTGAAGACTATAAGACAGGGAAACGAAAAGATGTTTTAACGGGTGCAGAAACAGCCATTGATTTACCCGCTTCGAATGTTTTGAAGATGTTTCTCTCCGATGGTTCCTGGTATTGTCTCAGACCATCCGGGACTGAACCGAAGATCAAATTCTATGTCGGAGTGAACGGTGATTCTCATGAAGAATCAACTGCCAGGCTCGCGGAAGTCAAAGCGACGCTGATTGCTAAAGCGGAAGAAGTATAAGACGATGAATCAGGATAAGAACACAAGAATTTTTTGTGTTCTTATCTTTTTTTGTGGCATTCAACAATTGGCACCTCATTGGAAACGTGATATAATCTGTTTACCCTATTTGGGAATATTAGACGTCAGACGAACGCACAAAGGGAAGTGTACGCAATATGAATAGTCGTTTATTAAAAGAGATCGAAGATAAACGATTCATTATGGTCCAGACTGTTTTGCATGATGGGATCAGTTCTGAAAAAGCGATCAGGTACAGTCAGGAACTCGACGTGCTGATCAATCAGTATTTGCATATGTACCGGATACAGGAAGGTTCCTGCTCTCCACAATAATCGGGTTTAGGATACAATACATCGGGTAAAGTGTACCAACTTCATAAAAAAGAATGGGGTGCGGTGACTGATGGCGATATACTATGTCTGCAAGGTTTGCCACGGACGGGGTAAAGTTGAAAAGAAAGTGCTGTTCAAGCTCAAGAAAGTAACTTGCGACCGCTGTCAGGGAACAGGGAAGATCAAAAAAGTCCGCATTCCAGCGGACGATCAAACAGTAGTGAAATCATAACCAGAATCCGGAATCACCCGGATTCTGGTCTTTTTTGAAAAAAGCCAGCGCCTCATTAGAGACGCTGGCTTTACTATAGAGTCGTTCGATTGTTACTCGAGAATTTCCCAGCCGGATGAGAGTTCGAAACCTGGATTTTTATCCTGGAACCAGCGCATGGCAAACTCGTTTTCAAACAAGATAACCGGACGCTTTTGCTGATCTTCAACGAGCATTTTACGGCTGTCGCTGACGATATCAGAGACATCCCCTTTGGTGACCCATCGCGCCAGTTCATGTGTCATATGATTTAATTCAATATCGACGTTGTACTCGTTTTTCATACGGTAGTCGAATACCTGGAACTGCAGTTCACCGACAGCACCGAGAATGTAGTCCTCGAAATACGGGGTTTTATAGAGCTGGATGGTTCCTTCTTGAACCAGTTGTTCAATGCCTTTATGATACTGTTTATGTTTCATCGCATTTTTCGCAGTCACTTTGGCAAATTTCTCAGGTGGGAACTGAGGCATTTCTTCATATTGAATTCGCTCTCCGCCACCGATCAGTGTATCTCCAACCTGGAAGTTGCCGGAATCATAGATCCCAACGATGTCACCAGGCCTTGCGGTGTTAACGGTCTCGCGATCAGACGCGAAGAAGGAGTGACTCTGACTGAGCTTCATTTTTTTCCCGGATCTCGATAAGATAATTTCCATACCCCGTTCAAATTCCCCTGAACAAACGCGCAAAAAGGCGATCCGGTCCCGATGATTCGGATTCATATTCGCCTGGATTTTGAAAATGAAACCGGAGAACTGATCCTGTTCAGGGTTGATCATCTGACCGGAAGCTTTCCGTGGTTTCGGTTTGGAAGCAAGGTTGACGAAGGCATCCAGAAAGGACTGTACGCCGAAATTTGCCAAGGCACTTCCGAAAAAGACCGGGGTCATCGTACCGTTCTGGATCTTCTCTTGTGAAAAATCATTTCCTGCTTCGTCAAGCAGCATGATTTCTTCCTCGAGATTCTCCCGCTCATGATCCTGCAGATTATCGGCATCTTTTAACGGGATGATCTGGCGGTTACTATGACTATCTGTAAACGTCTCAATCGTTTCGTTCTGTAAATCATAAATGCCTTTCAGGCGTTTCCCTGTTCCGATCGGCCAGTTCATCGGGAAAGTTTCCATCTCAAGGGTCTCTTCAATTTCCGACAAGAGGTCGAGGGGTTCCTTCCCTTCACGGTCAAGTTTGTTGATGAATGTCAGAATCGGAATACCACGCATCCGGCAGACTTTGAACAGTTTTAAGGTTTGTGCTTCGATCCCTTTAACGCTGTCGATCACCATGACTGCGGTATCTACAGCGGTCAGAGTCCGGTAGGTATCTTCACTGAAATCCTGGTGACCAGGAGTATCAAGAATATTGACTTGTACATCATTATAAACGAGCTGCATCACACTGGAGGTCACGGATATACCGCGTTGCTTCTCGATTTCCATCCAGTCAGATGTGGCGAATTTACCTGATTTTTTTCCTTTTACAGTCCCTGCAGATCGAATACTCCCTCCAAGAAGCAGGAGTTTCTCAGTCAGTGTGGTCTTTCCCGCATCCGGGTGGGAGATAATCGCAAAAGTACGTCGGGGTGCAGCAGTAGAAATTGTCATGTTTAAAATCCTTTCTTTTCACACAATTCGAATGTTACTGTCGACAGTCAATTATAACGCATTTCGAGGTCTATGAATAGTCGTTTTGTTTCAGTTATATCAGGGTAATTGGTTGAAGAGGTGAAACGTATGGAGAGAATTTGGGAACAATTCAAAGAAGTGGCTATGGCAATTTTTCCGATGGCTGCTTTGATTATTATACTACAGTATACGGTTATTGGACTTCCTCCGGAGCTTTTCTTCCGTTTTATTGCAGGTGTTGTTATGGTAGGCTTCGGTTTATTTTTATTTCTTGTAGGGGTACAAATTGGGCTCCTTCCGGTAGGTGAAATGATCGGTTCGACGTTACCGAAGACGGGAAAATGGAGTCTTGTCATTGGCATTGGATTTATTCTGGGCGTCGTTGTGACTATCGCCGAACCCGACGTACGGGTTTTGGCTTCGCAGATTGACGATGTATCAGGAGGCGATATCTCCAACACCGTTCTTGTCTATTCGGTAGCACTCGGCGTCGGGTTTTTCGTCGCGGTAGCGATGGCGAGGACGCTGTTTAATATTCCACTGAAATATATTTTGGTTGTGAGTTATGGTCTGGTTATCCTGCTGATGACGCAGGTGCCGCCAAATTTCATACCAATTTCATTTGATGCTGGTGGTGTGACCACGGGTCCGATGACCGTTCCGTTTATCCTTGCCTTGGGTGTTGGTGTGGCATCTGTTCTCCGCGGAAAATCATCTACAAGTGACAGTTTCGGTTTGGTTGCATTGGCTTCCATCGGCCCTATTTTTGCTGTTATGTTGTTGGGAGTGATTTACGGATGAGCCACGTTGCGATGTTATTCGAAGGGTTTGATCATGTACTTGCAGAGGTTACAATGGCCATTGTACCCTTGATTATCTTTTTTTTCATCTTCCAGCTGATCTTTTTGAAACTGGAATGGAAAAAAATCAAAGACATTTTAATAGGCATCGTCTTCACCTTTTTCGGACTTTTGTTCTTTCTGCAAGGCGTTGAGGTTGGCTTCTTTCCTGCAGGCGAAGCGATTGGTGAAATACTGGGAGAGAAAGAGAATACCATCATCCTTTTGCCGGCATTGGGTTTTTTATTCGGTTTCGTTGCTACATTTGCAGAACCGGCCATCCGGGTTCTGAATTATGAGGTGGAAAAAGTCACTGCCGGTTCGATTTCAAGGAATGTGATGCTGATTACGCTCTCGATCGGTGTCGGTGTCGCGATCTCTCTTTCCATGATCAGAATCGTACTGGGCATCCCGCTATTGTACTTTATCCTGCCAGGCTATATACTGGCTTTGATCCTTGTTTTTGTTTCAAGCCCCCGGTTTGTCGCGATTGCCTTTGACTCAGGTGGTGTAGCGACAGGGCCCATGACGGTAACCTTTATCATGGCCATTGCCGTTGGTGTAGCTTCAGTAACAGAAGGGAGAGATCCATTGCTTGATGGATTCGGGATGATTGCTTTAGTGGCTTTGACACCGATTCTGGCTGTATTGGTATTAGGGATGATCTACCGGACAAAGGAGCGGATGACCTCATGATGTTTCAACACATTCGAAAAGACCACAAATTGCTTGTCACCATCGTCAAACGTGATCAGGCAAAAAAAGTGATGAAAGCAGCCAAAAAAGCAGGCTGTGATGGCGGAA
This Salisediminibacterium beveridgei DNA region includes the following protein-coding sequences:
- a CDS encoding phospho-sugar mutase, which gives rise to MTWHQEYERWDQFRHLDDKVKKQLDGLKGDEKALEDHFYKTLEFGTGGIRGEIGPGTNRMNVYTMRKAAKGLADYVSSKGEEAKKRGVVIAYDNRRMSKEFAVEAAETLGANGVKAYVFYELRPTPMLSFAVRHLNTYAGAMITASHNPPEYNGFKAYGEDGCQMVPADADQLIGYVNAVEDELSVETGDQNELLSQGLMQWVLDDVDEAYLQEMKAVIMDQALIDEMGKNLSIVFTPLHGTAQKPMMQAFDMAGFTNIHSVKAQAEPDTEFSTVKSPNPEEHSAFELAIQLGEEVNADLLIATDPDADRIGLAVKNHAGDYQVFNGNQTGGLLLDYLLRKRKEQNRLPENGMVIKTIVTSELGRKIAESFGMNSLDVLTGFKFIGEKIRQYEQTGEHTFLFGYEESYGYLIEPFARDKDAIQPGLLAAEMAAYYKKKGMTLYDALLEMYKTYGYYYEDLISYTFKGKEGSEKINKIMDTFRQNVATGNIDQDVVAVEDYKTGKRKDVLTGAETAIDLPASNVLKMFLSDGSWYCLRPSGTEPKIKFYVGVNGDSHEESTARLAEVKATLIAKAEEV
- a CDS encoding aspartyl-phosphate phosphatase Spo0E family protein: MNSRLLKEIEDKRFIMVQTVLHDGISSEKAIRYSQELDVLINQYLHMYRIQEGSCSPQ
- a CDS encoding peptide chain release factor 3, whose translation is MTISTAAPRRTFAIISHPDAGKTTLTEKLLLLGGSIRSAGTVKGKKSGKFATSDWMEIEKQRGISVTSSVMQLVYNDVQVNILDTPGHQDFSEDTYRTLTAVDTAVMVIDSVKGIEAQTLKLFKVCRMRGIPILTFINKLDREGKEPLDLLSEIEETLEMETFPMNWPIGTGKRLKGIYDLQNETIETFTDSHSNRQIIPLKDADNLQDHERENLEEEIMLLDEAGNDFSQEKIQNGTMTPVFFGSALANFGVQSFLDAFVNLASKPKPRKASGQMINPEQDQFSGFIFKIQANMNPNHRDRIAFLRVCSGEFERGMEIILSRSGKKMKLSQSHSFFASDRETVNTARPGDIVGIYDSGNFQVGDTLIGGGERIQYEEMPQFPPEKFAKVTAKNAMKHKQYHKGIEQLVQEGTIQLYKTPYFEDYILGAVGELQFQVFDYRMKNEYNVDIELNHMTHELARWVTKGDVSDIVSDSRKMLVEDQQKRPVILFENEFAMRWFQDKNPGFELSSGWEILE
- a CDS encoding DUF1538 domain-containing protein, which encodes MERIWEQFKEVAMAIFPMAALIIILQYTVIGLPPELFFRFIAGVVMVGFGLFLFLVGVQIGLLPVGEMIGSTLPKTGKWSLVIGIGFILGVVVTIAEPDVRVLASQIDDVSGGDISNTVLVYSVALGVGFFVAVAMARTLFNIPLKYILVVSYGLVILLMTQVPPNFIPISFDAGGVTTGPMTVPFILALGVGVASVLRGKSSTSDSFGLVALASIGPIFAVMLLGVIYG
- a CDS encoding DUF1538 domain-containing protein: MSHVAMLFEGFDHVLAEVTMAIVPLIIFFFIFQLIFLKLEWKKIKDILIGIVFTFFGLLFFLQGVEVGFFPAGEAIGEILGEKENTIILLPALGFLFGFVATFAEPAIRVLNYEVEKVTAGSISRNVMLITLSIGVGVAISLSMIRIVLGIPLLYFILPGYILALILVFVSSPRFVAIAFDSGGVATGPMTVTFIMAIAVGVASVTEGRDPLLDGFGMIALVALTPILAVLVLGMIYRTKERMTS